In Mytilus trossulus isolate FHL-02 chromosome 14, PNRI_Mtr1.1.1.hap1, whole genome shotgun sequence, a genomic segment contains:
- the LOC134697953 gene encoding uncharacterized protein LOC134697953, translating into MEKNGHKDDILSIAQCQPNLLATAGYDGEIVVWNMVYGHIFCKLHGKSSVSKLVFMSERAYNKGAASLISNGPDGHILFWKVFEGGSLLADFPGTSTEGALISTMTINMANTMLCVADNLGFVFVYNVDGYALSGYEKEPPELVTTWRGHVDSRISREKQSYNDSFYRLYSTFGQPEQWDLYNTSTFCHPMVPYDVLIDPMSLPSHPVLKEGSKTDDLFE; encoded by the exons ATGGAG aaaaatgGACATAAGGATGACATATTGTCTATAGCCCAGTGCCAACCAAACTTACTGGCAACAGCAGGGTATGATGGGGAAATAGTTGTATGGAATATGGTATATGGTcatattttctgtaaat TACATGGTAAGAGTAGTGTGAGCAAGTTAGTATTTATGTCAGAAAGAGCCTACAACAAAGGGGCAGCATCCTTAATCTCCAATGGACCTGATGGACATATCCTGTTCTGGAAAGTCTTTGAGGGTGGATCTCTACTAGCAGACTTCCCTGGG ACTTCCACAGAGGGTGCTTTAATCAGTACTATGACAATCAACATGGCCAACACTATGCTATGTGTGGCTGATAATTTAggatttgtatttgtatataatgtTGATGGCTATGCTTTGTCAGGGTATGAAAAGGAACCACCTGAAT TGGTGACCACATGGAGAGGACATGTTGATAGTAGAATTAGTAGAGAAAAACAAAGTTATAATGACAGCTTCTATCGACTGTACA GTACATTTGGTCAGCCAGAACAATGGGACCTATATAACACCTCTACTTTCTGTCATCCCATGGTGCCATACGATGTACTGATAGACCCCATGAGTTTACCATCTCACCCAGTACTGAAAGAAGGAAGTAAGACAGATGATCTATTTgagtga